The sequence below is a genomic window from Brooklawnia cerclae.
CGATCACCGGCACCAGCGACCCGGACACGACCGCGTTGATCAGCCCGGCACCACCTCTAGGGATGAGCAGGTCGATGAGTCCGCGTGCCCGCATCATCTCGTCGGTCGTCTCGTGCCCGCCCTCGACCAGTGCGATGGCATCGGCAGGAAGCCCGGTCGCCTCCAGCCCCGCCCTCAGCGCCGCGACGATCGCCCTGTTCGACTCCACCGCGCTCGAACTGCCCCGCAGCAGGCTCGCGTTGCCCGATTTCAGGCAGATACCGGCGGCGTCCGCGGTCACGTTGGGTCGCGCCTCGTAGATGATGCCGATGACACCGAGCGGCACGCGCACCTGGTCGATATGGACACCGTTCGGCAGCTGCCACCCACGCACGACCTGACCGATGGGATCGGGCAACGTGGCCAACGACCGAAGTCCGTCGACCATGCCCGTGATCCGCGCCGGGGTGAGCGCGAGCCGGTCGATCAATGCCTCCGCGGTGCCCGCGGCCCTCGCGCGTTCGACATCGGACGCGTTCGCGGCGAGCACCTCGTCGGTTGCCTGCGTGAGAGCATCCGCCATGGCCTGCAGTGCGGCATCCTTGCGCGCGCGGTCCACGACAGCGATGCGGCGGGCCGCCTCACGGGAGGCCTGCGCGAGTTCAGCGACGGCAGTCATGGGGTAAGAGTAGTGCCGCAAGGCGATTCGGCCAATCCGTGGTCCGCCGGGCCGACGCTGTCGGACCGCGCGTGGCGGACCAGCCAGACCCCGTAGTTGGCGGCCAGGAGGGCCATCGTCCCCGCCGCCGAGATGGTCACCGCGCGGTCGGAGACCATCAGCGACCACACCAGCCACAGCGACTGGATCAGGAAGGCCAGCACGAGGAACCACGGTGACACGCCGCGCACGTCGGGTGAGACGACCAGATCGCGGAGTTGGGCCAGAAGAGTGAAGGCCGAGGGGACGATGATCACCACGCCGAAGACCACCTGGCCGAACACCACATCGACCCCCACGAGCAGCAGGGCGGACACGACCACGGGCGCCAGCACCGGCACCAGCGACAGGTGCCGGTCCTTGGCCAGCATGACGATGACACCGAGGCTCGCCGCCGAGGTGACCAGGTTGCACACGACCTGGTTGGGCATCGCATAGATGATGCCGTGCCCGATCCAGGCCAGGCACACCGCGCACTGCATCTGCCAACCGGGACGCGACAGCCCGGCGCTCGTCCGCGTCCGCATGATGCGAAGGAACTGGGGCATGGCATAACCCGCCCCGATGATCGCAGCGAGCCAGCCGACGACGGTGACAAGGCTCATTGATGGCTCCTCACGAGAATCCACCCACGTGGTTGAGCAGCATGAGGGCGTCCCGGTGGACCACCTCACGCTCGTACTCGACGCCGAACGTCGCCGCCAGCTCGTGGGAGTTGCGCCCGAGCATGGCCGGCAACTGGCCCGCGTCGAAGTTCACCAGGCCACGCGCGATCGCCTCACCGTTCGGGGCGACCAGGTCGACCGGATCCCCGGCCACGAAATCGCCCTCGACCCGCGTGATACCTGCCGCCAGCAGCGAGGCGTTGCGTTTGGTCACCGCGCGCACGGCCCCCGCGTCCAGGTGGAGCTCGCCACGGGCCAGGGACGCGTGCGCCAGCCACAGCAGGCGACGAGGACGACGGCGGTCGATCGGCGAGAAAGCGGTGCCGACCGGGCGTCCGGCCAGCACCTCGCTCGCGTCCACCGCGTTGGCCAGGATCGTGGGGATGCCCGCACTCGTGGCGATCTGCGCGGCCTGCAGCTTGGTGGTCATGCCGCCGCTGCCGACCGCCGAACCGGTGCGATGGGTGTCGACCTCCAGCTCCTCGACATCGGGGACGAACGTGATCGCCTCCGAGTCCGGCTCCTCGGGGTGCGCGGTGTAGAGGGCGTCGATGTCCGACAGCAGGACGAGCGCGTCCGCGCGGACGAGCTGCGCGACCAGGGCCGCCAGCCGATCGTTGTCGCCGAACCGGATCTCGTGGGTGGCGACGGTGTCGTTCTCGTTGATGACGGGGATCACCCCCATGCGCAGCAGGGTGCCCAGCGTCCGCAAGGCGTTCGCATAGTTCGACTGGCGGGTGACGTCGTCCACCGTGAGCAGCACCTGCCCGACGAGGATGCCGCGCGCGTTGAACATCTCGGTGTAGCGCTGGATCAAGAGCCCCTGTCCCACCGCCGCGGCCGCCTGCTGATGAGCGAGATCCCGCGGCCGGCGGCGCAGCCCCAGCGGTGACAACCCCGCAGCGATGGCGCCGGAACTGATCAGCACGATGTCGTGCCCGGCATCGTGCGCATGCGCCAGAGCATCCACGAG
It includes:
- a CDS encoding glutamate-5-semialdehyde dehydrogenase; this translates as MTAVAELAQASREAARRIAVVDRARKDAALQAMADALTQATDEVLAANASDVERARAAGTAEALIDRLALTPARITGMVDGLRSLATLPDPIGQVVRGWQLPNGVHIDQVRVPLGVIGIIYEARPNVTADAAGICLKSGNASLLRGSSSAVESNRAIVAALRAGLEATGLPADAIALVEGGHETTDEMMRARGLIDLLIPRGGAGLINAVVSGSLVPVIETGTGNCHLFVDESADQAKAITIILNAKTQRPSVCNALETLLVHESVAAEFLPKAIDALTQAGVTVHGDEASRVIDGRVVPATEDEYDAEYLSLDLALRVVPDLDTALDHIRQHTTGHSETIVTNDVSSQRRFVAEIDAAAVLVNASSRFVDGGEFGFGGEIGISTQKMHARGPMGLSEMTSTKYVITGEGQVRA
- the proB gene encoding glutamate 5-kinase, encoding MVGPDFDGTLTEDEVRRQVSSARRIVVKVGSSSLSSASSGIDDDRVAALVDALAHAHDAGHDIVLISSGAIAAGLSPLGLRRRPRDLAHQQAAAAVGQGLLIQRYTEMFNARGILVGQVLLTVDDVTRQSNYANALRTLGTLLRMGVIPVINENDTVATHEIRFGDNDRLAALVAQLVRADALVLLSDIDALYTAHPEEPDSEAITFVPDVEELEVDTHRTGSAVGSGGMTTKLQAAQIATSAGIPTILANAVDASEVLAGRPVGTAFSPIDRRRPRRLLWLAHASLARGELHLDAGAVRAVTKRNASLLAAGITRVEGDFVAGDPVDLVAPNGEAIARGLVNFDAGQLPAMLGRNSHELAATFGVEYEREVVHRDALMLLNHVGGFS